A DNA window from Paenibacillus andongensis contains the following coding sequences:
- a CDS encoding Mini-ribonuclease 3 translates to MSESIHDAANLFIFPPSKSPHLLNPLVLAYIGDAVYEVYIRQYVISGANHRPNHLHKASTGYVSAKAQSKLLEALMPMLSEEEVDMVKRGRNAKSGTTAKNAEVLEYRHSTAFECLIGYLYYKQSFERLKEILDFAIAYKQGK, encoded by the coding sequence ATGAGTGAGTCCATCCACGATGCTGCGAACCTTTTTATTTTCCCGCCGTCTAAAAGTCCTCATTTACTGAATCCGCTTGTACTCGCTTATATAGGGGATGCTGTATATGAAGTGTACATCAGGCAATATGTCATTTCTGGAGCTAACCACCGGCCGAACCATTTGCATAAAGCATCAACGGGATATGTCTCAGCCAAAGCGCAATCCAAATTGTTGGAAGCCTTGATGCCAATGCTATCGGAAGAAGAAGTAGACATGGTAAAGCGGGGACGCAATGCCAAATCAGGAACTACAGCCAAAAACGCGGAGGTGCTGGAATATCGGCACAGCACCGCGTTTGAGTGCTTAATCGGATATTTGTACTATAAACAATCTTTTGAGAGATTGAAGGAAATATTAGACTTTGCGATTGCTTACAAGCAGGGCAAGTAG
- the cysS gene encoding cysteine--tRNA ligase produces MTLRVYNTLTRKKEEFVPIEPGKVKMYVCGPTVYNYIHIGNGRPVIFFDVVRRYLESQKYEVTYITNFTDVDDKMIRKAEELAVTVPELAETFIQAFLDDVKTLGVHDATLNPRVTENIQEIIDFIAALVEKDFAYEARGDVYYRTSKFAEYGKLSNQNLEELQYGIRIEVDDRKESPQDFVLWKAAKPGEIYWDSPWGQGRPGWHIECSAMVRKYLGETIDIHGGGQDLTFPHHECEIAQTEAVTGHPMANYWLHNAFLNIDNEKMSKSLGNGILIRDLVKQIKPQVFRFFMLSAHYRNPLNFSDESLKQASNALERIQNAYDNLKHRLTTASATSEIESALTDRLAAIASQFDDKMNDDFNTPDAITAVFDLVAEANLYLQQERVNAGALQLFLDQLQVFDQTLGILSQQTDELLDEEIEQLIIERTESRKSKNWARADEIRDLLTEKGIFLEDTPQGIRWRRK; encoded by the coding sequence ATGACACTCAGAGTGTATAATACGCTAACACGGAAAAAAGAAGAATTCGTTCCAATTGAACCAGGCAAAGTGAAGATGTACGTTTGTGGGCCAACTGTGTATAACTATATTCATATTGGTAACGGCAGACCGGTCATTTTCTTCGATGTCGTTCGCCGTTATTTAGAGTCTCAGAAGTATGAAGTGACTTATATTACGAATTTTACTGATGTGGATGATAAAATGATTCGTAAAGCCGAGGAACTGGCTGTTACCGTTCCAGAGCTTGCAGAAACATTCATTCAAGCATTTTTGGACGACGTCAAAACGCTTGGCGTTCACGATGCTACCTTGAATCCGCGTGTGACGGAGAACATCCAAGAAATTATCGATTTCATTGCGGCTCTCGTTGAGAAAGATTTCGCGTATGAAGCCCGCGGTGATGTTTATTACCGAACAAGCAAATTTGCGGAGTATGGCAAGTTATCCAATCAAAATCTGGAAGAGCTCCAATACGGCATCCGTATTGAAGTAGACGATCGCAAAGAGAGTCCTCAGGATTTTGTGCTGTGGAAAGCGGCCAAACCGGGAGAGATTTATTGGGATAGTCCATGGGGCCAAGGCCGTCCAGGCTGGCATATCGAATGCTCCGCTATGGTGCGTAAATATTTGGGTGAAACGATTGATATACACGGCGGCGGACAAGACTTGACCTTCCCGCATCATGAGTGTGAAATCGCTCAGACGGAAGCTGTAACGGGGCATCCAATGGCTAATTATTGGCTGCACAATGCTTTCCTTAACATTGACAATGAGAAGATGTCTAAGTCGCTTGGCAACGGAATATTGATTCGTGATCTCGTTAAACAAATCAAGCCGCAAGTATTCCGTTTCTTCATGTTGTCCGCGCATTATCGCAATCCGCTGAATTTCAGCGATGAGAGCTTGAAACAAGCTTCTAATGCGTTAGAACGTATCCAGAATGCTTATGATAACCTGAAGCACCGACTTACTACTGCTTCTGCGACTAGTGAAATAGAATCAGCATTAACAGATCGCTTGGCTGCGATTGCGAGCCAATTTGATGATAAGATGAACGATGATTTCAATACGCCGGATGCGATTACGGCGGTCTTCGACCTAGTTGCTGAAGCAAACCTATACCTGCAACAGGAGCGGGTAAATGCTGGTGCGCTGCAGCTTTTCTTGGATCAGCTGCAAGTATTCGATCAAACCTTAGGGATTCTTTCGCAGCAAACAGATGAGCTGCTGGATGAAGAGATTGAGCAGTTGATTATCGAAAGAACGGAATCGCGTAAGTCGAAGAACTGGGCCCGCGCGGATGAAATTCGCGACCTGCTCACAGAGAAAGGGATATTCCTTGAGGATACACCGCAGGGAATACGCTGGCGCCGTAAATGA
- the cysE gene encoding serine O-acetyltransferase: protein MWATIKSDISAVFDNDPAARSWFEVVFTYSGLHAIWSHRIGHWFYKRGMYTIARIVSQWSRFMTGIEIHPGATIGKRLFIDHGMGVVIGETCEIGDDVILYQGVTLGGTGKEKGKRHPTIGNNVVIGSGAKILGSFLVGENSRIGSNAVVIQEVPSNSTVVTIPAKLVKRDGVRVNRLDHGNLPDPIVDIFQELQNQINDLKQQLEQERLKNGETREHDTQSV, encoded by the coding sequence ATGTGGGCAACGATCAAATCTGATATATCCGCCGTATTCGATAACGACCCGGCTGCACGCAGCTGGTTTGAGGTTGTCTTTACGTATTCTGGGCTTCATGCAATTTGGTCCCATCGAATCGGCCATTGGTTTTATAAGCGGGGGATGTATACGATCGCTCGTATTGTTTCGCAGTGGAGCCGGTTCATGACAGGGATTGAGATTCATCCGGGTGCAACGATAGGGAAAAGACTGTTTATTGATCATGGCATGGGTGTTGTTATCGGGGAAACCTGTGAGATCGGTGACGATGTCATCCTATACCAAGGCGTAACCTTAGGTGGGACGGGGAAAGAAAAAGGTAAGAGACATCCAACTATTGGTAATAATGTAGTTATTGGCTCAGGTGCCAAAATTCTCGGTTCTTTCCTTGTAGGCGAAAATTCACGTATTGGTTCTAATGCGGTAGTCATTCAGGAAGTTCCTTCTAATAGCACCGTCGTCACGATCCCTGCTAAACTTGTGAAGCGGGACGGGGTTCGTGTGAATCGCTTGGACCATGGGAACTTACCTGATCCCATTGTGGATATATTTCAAGAATTACAGAATCAGATTAACGATTTAAAACAGCAGCTTGAACAAGAACGCCTTAAGAATGGAGAAACGAGAGAACATGACACTCAGAGTGTATAA
- the gltX gene encoding glutamate--tRNA ligase, translating to MNQPLRVRYAPSPTGHLHIGGARTALFDYLLARRHGGAFVVRFEDTDQTRHKESGIEDQLNGLRWLGLEWDESVDIGGPYGPYRQMERLDIYQTYLDQLVQSGHAYHCYCSEADLEQERAEQEARGEMGGYSGKCRNLTPEQVAAFQGEGRKPSIRFRVPEDRIIGFEDKVREHVEFESNGIGDFIIARTDGIPTYNFAVIVDDHLMKINLVIRGEEHLSNTPRQILMYEALGLPVPDFAHLALILNPDRKKMSKRDESIIQFIEQYKELGYLPEAVVNFIALLGWSPGGEEEMFTKEELIAQFDLDRVSKSPAVFDMDKLNWMNNAYLKKAPLSRVVELCVPHLQKAGYIQGDLDAAAQEWVTALVGLNQERMRFAAEIVELSSIFFKEELVIDEEASAVLKEEHVPVVLSSFLMQVEQAEAFTVEAIPALLKQVQKDTGFKGKQLFMSIRSALTGQVHGPDLNVSLYLLGKEKVASRLRNLL from the coding sequence ATGAATCAGCCTTTACGTGTGCGTTATGCACCTAGTCCGACTGGACATTTACATATTGGCGGTGCTCGTACAGCACTGTTTGATTATTTATTGGCGCGTCGCCATGGCGGTGCGTTCGTTGTTCGTTTTGAAGATACGGATCAAACGCGTCACAAAGAGTCCGGAATTGAAGATCAGTTGAACGGTCTTAGATGGCTTGGTTTAGAGTGGGATGAGAGCGTAGATATCGGAGGTCCATATGGTCCTTATCGTCAGATGGAGCGATTGGATATTTATCAGACGTATCTCGATCAATTGGTTCAGAGCGGCCATGCGTACCATTGTTATTGCTCTGAAGCCGATTTGGAGCAGGAGCGGGCAGAGCAAGAAGCACGCGGCGAAATGGGCGGTTATTCAGGTAAATGCCGTAACTTAACACCGGAGCAGGTTGCTGCTTTTCAAGGTGAAGGCCGTAAGCCTTCCATTCGTTTCCGTGTTCCAGAAGACCGGATAATCGGCTTCGAAGACAAGGTGCGCGAGCATGTTGAATTTGAATCCAATGGGATTGGCGATTTCATCATTGCACGTACCGATGGCATTCCAACCTATAATTTCGCAGTCATTGTTGACGATCATTTGATGAAAATAAATCTGGTTATTCGCGGTGAGGAGCATCTGTCCAATACACCAAGACAAATCCTCATGTACGAAGCACTGGGACTTCCTGTACCTGATTTTGCTCATTTAGCGCTTATTTTGAATCCTGATCGTAAAAAAATGAGTAAACGGGATGAATCCATCATTCAGTTTATCGAACAGTACAAAGAGCTAGGCTACCTGCCTGAAGCTGTCGTTAACTTCATTGCCCTGCTTGGTTGGTCTCCTGGCGGCGAAGAAGAGATGTTCACGAAGGAAGAGCTTATTGCCCAGTTTGACCTGGATCGCGTATCCAAAAGTCCGGCTGTGTTTGATATGGATAAATTGAATTGGATGAACAATGCTTATTTGAAAAAGGCTCCGCTTTCCCGAGTGGTCGAGTTATGTGTGCCTCATCTGCAAAAGGCAGGATACATCCAAGGTGATTTGGATGCCGCAGCTCAAGAGTGGGTAACGGCTCTCGTAGGCCTCAATCAAGAGAGAATGCGCTTCGCAGCTGAGATCGTTGAATTATCAAGCATTTTCTTCAAAGAAGAGTTGGTTATCGATGAGGAAGCTTCGGCTGTTTTGAAAGAGGAGCATGTGCCTGTTGTGCTGTCTAGCTTCCTCATGCAAGTCGAGCAAGCGGAAGCTTTCACCGTAGAAGCCATCCCTGCTTTGCTGAAACAAGTGCAGAAGGATACGGGCTTCAAAGGGAAACAACTCTTCATGTCGATTCGATCTGCACTAACAGGTCAAGTACACGGACCGGACTTAAATGTGTCTCTTTACTTACTTGGCAAAGAAAAAGTCGCCTCACGTCTAAGGAACTTATTGTAA
- the ispF gene encoding 2-C-methyl-D-erythritol 2,4-cyclodiphosphate synthase — protein sequence MIRVGQGFDVHQLVEGRKCIIGGVTIPYEKGLLGHSDADVLLHAISDAILGALGLGDIGKHFPDTAAEFKDADSLVLLKQVWQLAKDKGYHLGNTDSTIIAQKPKMAPYIPQMVEIIAEALDAKPDQVNVKATTTEQLGFTGRGEGIAAQSVVCLIRDVLE from the coding sequence ATGATTCGCGTAGGACAAGGATTTGATGTTCATCAGTTGGTGGAAGGTCGCAAGTGTATTATTGGGGGCGTGACGATTCCTTATGAAAAAGGGCTGCTCGGTCATTCTGATGCCGATGTGCTGCTGCACGCTATTAGCGATGCTATTCTGGGTGCGCTAGGTTTAGGCGATATCGGGAAGCATTTCCCAGATACGGCTGCAGAGTTCAAGGATGCGGATAGTCTAGTACTGCTGAAGCAGGTTTGGCAGTTAGCTAAGGACAAAGGATATCATCTTGGGAATACGGACTCCACAATCATTGCACAGAAGCCCAAAATGGCGCCTTACATCCCGCAGATGGTAGAAATTATTGCCGAAGCGCTAGATGCTAAGCCAGATCAAGTCAATGTGAAAGCTACGACGACGGAACAGCTTGGTTTCACGGGGCGAGGCGAAGGAATTGCTGCGCAATCGGTTGTTTGTTTAATTCGAGATGTGCTAGAATAG
- the ispD gene encoding 2-C-methyl-D-erythritol 4-phosphate cytidylyltransferase, which translates to MEKLGVIIVAAGKGSRMGTAESKQYLQLGHKPILVHTLQLFQNIHEVDEIILVVGGIDVDRCRGYVQDYALSKVSHVLAGGAERQDSVRQGLGSLQRDTTWVLVHDGVRPFVKKEHVFDCLVKAQEQDAAVLAVPVKDTIKIVDTEKRIQSTPDRRSLWAIQTPQAFRLSLLREAHERALQDDFMGTDDAMLVERIGTTVHVVEGDYYNIKITTPEDLPWAEWILHNVRGEGQL; encoded by the coding sequence ATGGAGAAGCTAGGAGTTATCATCGTGGCTGCGGGCAAGGGCTCGCGAATGGGTACGGCTGAAAGTAAACAATACTTACAACTGGGACACAAGCCAATTCTGGTACATACCTTGCAATTATTTCAAAACATACATGAAGTGGATGAAATCATTCTCGTTGTTGGGGGAATTGACGTAGATCGCTGTAGAGGCTATGTACAGGACTACGCTCTTTCCAAGGTCTCTCATGTGCTTGCAGGAGGCGCCGAACGTCAAGATTCCGTTAGACAGGGTCTGGGCTCCTTACAGAGGGATACAACGTGGGTACTCGTTCATGACGGTGTTAGGCCTTTTGTAAAAAAAGAACATGTGTTCGATTGCCTTGTGAAAGCGCAAGAACAGGATGCAGCTGTGCTGGCCGTTCCTGTTAAGGATACGATCAAAATCGTAGATACCGAGAAGCGAATTCAATCTACACCCGATAGACGAAGCTTGTGGGCGATCCAAACGCCGCAAGCTTTTCGGCTTTCTCTTCTACGGGAAGCGCACGAACGGGCTCTTCAGGATGATTTTATGGGGACGGACGATGCGATGTTGGTGGAACGGATAGGAACGACGGTGCATGTGGTCGAAGGGGACTATTATAATATTAAGATTACGACACCGGAAGATTTGCCTTGGGCAGAATGGATACTACACAACGTAAGGGGAGAGGGACAGCTATGA
- a CDS encoding PIN/TRAM domain-containing protein, whose amino-acid sequence MMRKWVQIILAIMGGSLGYSWSDSILRKTALMSDAGQVIWINSLCAVGMFFLSSWVASQGMKLLMRGERNVADIPVSDLLSGTLGLVIGLLISVLVFPVLEQAKWASPFLPFIVSAVLAVMGFRIGYSKREELVQIIAKSRSAGPEKQTHRPYEEHKILDTSVIIDGRIADICKTGFIEGTLVIPEFVLEELQHIADSSDLLKRNRGRRGLDILNKIQKELEVKVLIYEGDFEEISEVDSKLVRLAKVLQGKVITNDFNLNKVCELQGVSVLNINDLANAVKPVVLPGEEIIVQVIKDGKEHGQGVAYLDDGTMIVVEGGREFIGMTLEVMVTSVLQTSAGRMIFAKPKLLEKAQ is encoded by the coding sequence GTGATGAGGAAATGGGTACAAATCATTTTGGCCATCATGGGTGGTAGTTTAGGTTATAGTTGGAGTGATTCGATCCTTCGAAAGACAGCGTTAATGAGTGATGCAGGACAAGTTATTTGGATTAATAGTTTATGCGCAGTAGGTATGTTCTTCCTTTCGTCATGGGTTGCTAGTCAGGGAATGAAGCTGCTTATGAGAGGCGAAAGGAATGTAGCGGATATCCCGGTATCCGATTTACTCTCAGGTACATTAGGTTTAGTCATTGGCCTGCTTATATCGGTATTGGTGTTCCCTGTATTAGAGCAGGCGAAGTGGGCTAGTCCCTTTTTACCGTTCATTGTATCTGCGGTATTAGCTGTAATGGGCTTCCGTATCGGTTACAGCAAGCGGGAAGAGTTGGTTCAGATCATTGCAAAGAGCCGCTCCGCAGGCCCTGAGAAGCAGACACACCGTCCTTATGAGGAGCATAAGATTCTTGATACGAGTGTCATTATTGATGGCAGGATTGCAGATATTTGCAAAACAGGCTTCATTGAGGGAACGCTCGTTATTCCTGAATTTGTCTTGGAAGAGCTGCAGCACATTGCCGATTCATCGGATTTACTCAAGCGGAATCGCGGTCGACGCGGTCTGGACATTTTGAACAAAATCCAAAAGGAACTTGAAGTGAAAGTGCTCATCTATGAAGGAGATTTCGAGGAAATATCTGAAGTTGATAGCAAGCTAGTCCGGCTCGCAAAAGTGCTTCAAGGCAAAGTAATTACGAATGATTTTAATCTAAACAAAGTATGTGAGCTGCAAGGTGTTTCGGTGCTCAATATCAACGACCTCGCGAATGCAGTGAAACCTGTTGTCCTACCGGGTGAAGAAATTATTGTTCAAGTCATTAAGGATGGCAAGGAGCATGGACAAGGTGTAGCTTATCTGGACGACGGTACGATGATCGTGGTGGAAGGTGGGCGCGAATTCATCGGGATGACACTCGAAGTGATGGTCACAAGTGTTCTGCAGACATCGGCGGGACGAATGATTTTCGCTAAACCGAAACTATTGGAAAAAGCACAGTAA
- the pssA gene encoding CDP-diacylglycerol--serine O-phosphatidyltransferase, with translation MLTKSIPSLFTVGNLFLGVLSIILAFSGEHGVAAVLVIVAMLLDGLDGRVARALNAQSEFGKELDSLSDVISFGVAPAFIMYVVAFNDPNVISPAFAWIVTAIFPICGALRLARFNVVAGTPGYFIGLPIPAAGGVLCTLALFVNEINVYVLLVSTILLSYLMVSTVKYPNFKKAGIPKAAIWITPIIVAVAILIAIKWPESISKMIFVPLLAYALYGLKKNVDGFFIRLRRKNKRRGMDDTNSVKSDV, from the coding sequence ATGTTAACGAAATCAATTCCCAGTCTTTTTACAGTAGGGAACTTATTCCTAGGTGTACTGTCAATTATTCTCGCTTTCAGTGGTGAACACGGAGTTGCAGCAGTACTCGTCATTGTCGCTATGTTGCTTGATGGACTTGACGGACGTGTAGCTAGAGCTTTGAACGCGCAGAGTGAGTTTGGTAAAGAGTTAGATTCGCTGTCCGATGTCATTTCATTCGGTGTAGCACCAGCCTTTATCATGTATGTTGTTGCATTTAATGATCCGAATGTGATTAGTCCGGCATTTGCTTGGATTGTAACAGCGATCTTCCCGATTTGTGGAGCGCTCCGTTTAGCTCGGTTCAATGTCGTTGCCGGTACGCCTGGCTATTTCATCGGTCTTCCGATTCCAGCCGCAGGCGGTGTTCTTTGTACACTAGCATTGTTTGTGAACGAAATTAATGTATATGTGTTGTTGGTAAGTACGATCCTGTTATCTTACTTAATGGTAAGTACAGTGAAGTACCCGAACTTCAAGAAAGCCGGTATTCCTAAAGCAGCTATTTGGATAACGCCAATTATTGTTGCCGTAGCTATTTTAATTGCTATTAAATGGCCGGAGTCGATTTCTAAAATGATTTTCGTCCCTCTATTAGCCTACGCGCTATATGGCCTAAAAAAAAACGTTGATGGGTTCTTCATCCGTCTCCGGAGAAAGAACAAAAGACGCGGTATGGACGATACGAATTCAGTGAAATCGGACGTTTAA
- the disA gene encoding DNA integrity scanning diadenylate cyclase DisA: MSKEEMKRDVMSQLLQMVAPGTPFRDGLENVLRAKTGGLIVVGYSTEVTEIVDGGFSIDCDFSPNYLYELAKMDGAIILSEDIKRILYANTQLIPDSSISSSETGIRHRTAERVAKQTNKLVVSISQRRNVITLYQGNLRYALKDIGVILTKANQAIQTLERYKVVLDQSLTNLSASEFEELVTLHDVTNVIARFEMVLRIKAEINRYINELGNEGRLISMQLEELVGNAELEARLIVKDYVRDLSEDRVKEMQAGLKRLSSDELLEPHQIIRLLGYPHTNSIAEEPVSPRGFRILGKIPRLPSIIIANLVEKFGYLPHMMMATIEELDEVDGIGEVRARAIKEGLKRIQEQVFIDRHI, encoded by the coding sequence ATGAGTAAAGAAGAGATGAAGCGAGACGTCATGAGCCAACTGCTGCAAATGGTAGCACCTGGTACACCGTTCCGTGATGGGTTAGAGAATGTCCTACGCGCCAAAACGGGTGGACTTATTGTAGTTGGATACAGTACAGAAGTAACGGAAATCGTGGATGGCGGTTTTTCCATAGATTGTGATTTTTCTCCCAATTATTTATATGAGCTTGCCAAAATGGATGGCGCGATTATCCTCAGTGAGGACATCAAACGCATTCTATATGCGAACACACAATTAATTCCTGATTCCTCTATCTCATCATCGGAGACGGGGATCAGACATCGAACAGCTGAACGTGTTGCGAAGCAAACAAACAAATTGGTTGTTTCAATTTCACAGCGGCGCAATGTCATAACGCTTTATCAAGGCAATTTGCGATACGCATTGAAAGATATTGGTGTCATCCTGACCAAAGCAAATCAAGCGATTCAGACCTTGGAACGCTACAAAGTCGTGCTGGATCAGTCGCTGACCAATTTAAGCGCATCCGAGTTTGAGGAATTGGTTACCCTGCACGATGTTACCAATGTCATTGCTCGGTTTGAGATGGTGCTGCGCATTAAGGCGGAGATTAATCGATATATTAATGAGTTAGGGAATGAAGGCCGCCTCATTAGCATGCAGCTGGAAGAACTTGTTGGGAATGCGGAACTTGAAGCGCGTTTGATCGTAAAAGATTATGTACGTGATTTATCAGAGGACCGCGTCAAAGAAATGCAAGCGGGCTTAAAGCGTTTATCCTCGGATGAACTGCTGGAGCCGCACCAAATTATCCGATTGCTTGGATATCCGCATACGAATTCTATTGCTGAAGAACCGGTTTCCCCTCGGGGGTTCCGAATTTTAGGGAAAATACCGCGGTTACCGTCTATCATTATTGCGAATCTGGTCGAAAAGTTTGGTTATCTGCCTCACATGATGATGGCGACAATTGAAGAATTGGATGAAGTTGACGGAATCGGAGAGGTGAGAGCCCGAGCCATTAAGGAAGGTCTCAAAAGAATTCAAGAACAAGTGTTCATTGACAGACATATTTAA
- the radA gene encoding DNA repair protein RadA gives MKKKTIYKCTSCGQEHPKWQGSCSSCREWNVLEEAEVGAGSNQKTITTKKNITVKRLTDTVSQNSDRIATKYNEFNRVMGGGIVKDSITIITAVPGAGKSTLLMQISDDVARQGLKVLYASGEESDSQIKRRAERILPSIHDNVWVYSDNSLNNVLGCIEQVDPDLIIIDSIQTFVLDEYPSRPGSPTQTMECATALLKIAKNADRPRAVIMVGQMTKDNELAGLRALEHLVDTVLILEGEEGEELKQLYSSKNRFSGTGELGFFIMEETGLIPVDNPSEFFMTQRDDNDIVSGSALTVIKEGTRAIILEIESLVSQTFMPFPSRIAECIKKDHVNTLISILEQRAGILLHDKNVVVKTTGGIRLKEQSSNLAAIMSIVSSFKNMGIANDTVFIADIGLTGELKKVPTLELRIRELERMGFKKVYVAHNALKTTASFKTIKVIPCKTLSQVIFSVFGSSSKGKEQKAPWDET, from the coding sequence ATGAAAAAGAAAACGATATATAAATGTACCAGTTGCGGTCAAGAGCATCCAAAATGGCAAGGTTCGTGCAGTAGTTGTCGTGAGTGGAATGTACTTGAAGAAGCAGAAGTTGGTGCGGGAAGTAATCAAAAGACGATAACGACAAAGAAAAATATAACCGTCAAACGGTTAACAGATACAGTTTCACAGAATAGTGACCGAATTGCGACAAAATACAATGAGTTTAATCGTGTGATGGGTGGAGGTATTGTGAAAGATTCCATTACCATCATTACAGCCGTTCCAGGTGCGGGGAAATCGACCTTACTTATGCAAATTAGTGATGATGTAGCTAGGCAAGGTCTAAAAGTGCTGTATGCTTCAGGTGAGGAAAGTGACTCTCAAATCAAACGAAGAGCAGAACGAATCTTACCAAGTATTCATGATAATGTTTGGGTATATTCTGATAATAGCTTAAATAATGTATTGGGTTGTATTGAACAAGTCGATCCCGACTTAATCATAATTGATAGTATTCAGACCTTTGTGCTGGACGAATACCCTTCTAGACCTGGTTCACCCACTCAAACGATGGAATGCGCCACAGCGCTATTAAAAATTGCGAAAAATGCAGATAGACCAAGAGCAGTTATCATGGTTGGGCAGATGACCAAAGATAATGAACTAGCTGGTTTGAGAGCATTGGAGCATTTGGTAGATACCGTTCTTATCCTTGAAGGGGAGGAAGGGGAAGAGTTAAAGCAACTATATTCCAGTAAGAACCGCTTTTCTGGTACTGGGGAGCTAGGGTTCTTCATTATGGAGGAGACAGGACTTATTCCTGTTGATAATCCATCTGAATTTTTCATGACACAGCGTGATGACAATGACATTGTTAGCGGTAGTGCTTTAACGGTTATTAAAGAAGGCACAAGAGCGATTATATTAGAAATAGAAAGTCTCGTTTCACAAACTTTTATGCCGTTTCCAAGCCGAATCGCAGAATGCATTAAGAAGGACCACGTAAATACCTTAATAAGCATTTTGGAACAAAGGGCGGGGATTCTCCTGCATGATAAAAATGTTGTTGTAAAAACCACTGGCGGAATACGACTAAAAGAGCAATCGTCCAACTTAGCTGCAATCATGAGCATTGTATCCTCTTTTAAAAATATGGGTATTGCGAACGATACTGTGTTTATTGCTGATATTGGTCTAACAGGGGAGTTGAAAAAAGTCCCTACATTGGAACTGCGGATTAGAGAGCTTGAACGAATGGGCTTTAAGAAGGTCTATGTAGCTCATAATGCTTTAAAAACAACAGCATCCTTCAAAACAATTAAGGTAATCCCATGCAAGACATTGAGCCAAGTCATATTCTCTGTATTTGGTTCTTCTTCCAAAGGTAAAGAGCAGAAAGCACCATGGGATGAGACATAA